In one window of Nesterenkonia sandarakina DNA:
- a CDS encoding LysR family transcriptional regulator — translation MLNPHRLRVLQSVIAAGSIQGAARSLHYSPATVSQHMSSLAQETHLKLFERTGRGLTATAAALSLAQASTSVLQNLDELDRLVENLRVGRSRHLVLASFSSAAKEWLPQVVAALRAKEPDLTVQISLNEPYTEKSGHPVDIDIRNESPLEPEEHFPDCQRHLLRDEDFAVVLPAQHSLAKAETVEVHELSGQMWVDHDIQDSPNGRMIRTACQAAGFVPQFAARLDDHNAALSLVAAGLGITVLPHLALRDLPRGTVARPLRNPTVQRRIVAHVRQDRAGEELVVEALKVLRLEAQHS, via the coding sequence ATGTTGAATCCACACAGGCTGCGTGTGCTGCAGTCGGTCATCGCCGCAGGCTCGATCCAGGGAGCGGCCCGCAGCCTGCACTACTCCCCCGCCACGGTCAGCCAGCACATGAGCAGCCTCGCTCAGGAGACTCACCTGAAGCTCTTCGAGCGCACCGGCCGCGGACTCACCGCAACCGCTGCGGCACTGTCCCTCGCCCAGGCCAGCACATCGGTGCTGCAGAACCTCGATGAGCTGGACCGCCTGGTGGAGAACCTGCGCGTGGGCAGGTCCCGTCACCTGGTGCTCGCCAGCTTCAGCTCTGCGGCCAAGGAATGGCTTCCTCAGGTCGTCGCCGCCCTGCGCGCGAAGGAACCGGACTTGACCGTGCAGATCAGTCTGAACGAGCCCTACACCGAGAAGTCCGGACACCCGGTGGACATCGACATTCGCAATGAGTCCCCATTGGAGCCCGAGGAGCACTTCCCCGACTGCCAGCGCCACCTGCTGCGCGATGAGGACTTCGCGGTCGTGCTTCCGGCCCAGCACTCGTTGGCGAAGGCTGAGACGGTGGAGGTCCACGAGCTCAGCGGCCAGATGTGGGTGGACCATGACATCCAGGACAGCCCCAATGGGCGGATGATCCGCACCGCCTGCCAGGCGGCCGGTTTCGTCCCGCAGTTCGCCGCCCGACTCGATGACCACAATGCCGCCCTCTCCCTGGTGGCCGCCGGCCTGGGGATCACAGTGCTCCCGCATTTGGCGCTGCGCGATCTCCCCCGGGGCACCGTGGCCCGGCCGCTGCGCAACCCCACAGTGCAGCGCAGGATCGTCGCGCACGTACGCCAGGACCGCGCGGGTGAGGAGCTCGTCGTCGAGGCGCTGAAGGTGCTGCGCCTCGAGGCCCAGCACTCCTGA
- a CDS encoding LysE family translocator — MTLSSYLGLLAVSAVLAVTPGQDTMLSLRNALVSRRAGLGAATGSSVAALIWAALAATGLAALFQASPVAYELLSLIGGLYVIFLGLRAVRSARIMLRSHPRARARGRVPALVGGPHDPQPSAVAPHPVMTDPVTTDPVATHPSTGVTDAPKRDLSAAEQSDDARGTPPGAPRPAGRRPRRETTSFRSTFLIGLASCMTNPKVGLFFLALFPQFTPVGASPAFAIGVLGGTVAASMWLYLIGVVLLVDAANTWLSNPVVTGRIELGSGLTLAGLGIYLSVSGVLGLLS; from the coding sequence ATGACACTCTCCAGCTACCTCGGTCTGCTTGCCGTCTCCGCGGTGCTGGCGGTGACCCCGGGGCAGGACACCATGCTCTCGCTGCGCAATGCGCTGGTCTCCCGCCGGGCCGGCCTGGGTGCGGCCACCGGATCCTCGGTGGCTGCGCTGATCTGGGCGGCCCTGGCGGCCACCGGTCTGGCGGCGCTCTTCCAAGCCTCCCCGGTGGCCTATGAGCTGTTGAGCCTCATCGGTGGGCTCTATGTGATCTTCCTGGGTCTGCGCGCCGTGCGCAGCGCTCGGATCATGCTGCGATCCCATCCGCGTGCACGGGCCCGGGGGAGGGTTCCAGCCCTGGTGGGCGGCCCGCACGATCCCCAGCCGTCCGCAGTGGCCCCCCACCCAGTCATGACCGACCCAGTCACGACCGACCCAGTGGCCACCCACCCGTCGACGGGGGTGACGGACGCCCCGAAGCGTGATCTCTCCGCTGCGGAACAGTCCGACGACGCTCGCGGAACGCCTCCCGGGGCCCCGCGCCCCGCGGGCCGGCGTCCCCGTCGGGAGACCACCAGCTTCCGGAGCACCTTCCTGATCGGGCTGGCCAGCTGCATGACCAACCCGAAGGTCGGACTGTTCTTCCTGGCGCTGTTCCCGCAGTTCACCCCGGTGGGGGCCTCTCCGGCCTTCGCGATCGGGGTGCTCGGCGGGACCGTGGCCGCGAGCATGTGGCTCTACCTGATCGGCGTCGTCCTGCTCGTGGATGCGGCGAACACCTGGCTCTCCAACCCGGTGGTCACCGGTCGCATCGAGCTGGGCAGCGGCCTGACCCTGGCAGGGCTGGGGATCTACCTCAGCGTCAGCGGCGTGCTCGGCCTGCTCAGCTGA
- a CDS encoding Rv2578c family radical SAM protein — protein MRWQGQAVQEGEAAALIPLKGLMRSVRTPEFEGVTFHEVAAKTALNKVPGQSNMPFSWTVNPTRGCLHQCVYCLSPETLILMADGRQKLLRDVRVGDAVVGTEFDGKYRRFVRSEVSAKWRTEKPAFHVTLRDGTEIVASGDHRFLTERGWKYVAPSEEGARRPALTDHNRLMGFGLGMSAESYSEPADAGAVASPVGSLVETSDSLSITGIEALGRSESLIDITTSTGDFIANGVVSHNCFARKTHEYLDLDAGRDFDTQIIVKTNVAEVLRAELHRPSWKREHVALGTNTDPYQRAEGRYQLMPGIIRALADSGTPFSILTKGPLLKRDLPLLQEAAKQVPVSVAVSLAVLDPELQQKVEPGTPDPRARLNLIRSITDAGLECSVLAMPILPWLTDGDERIDALHAALAEAGASYVTTGALHLRPGAREWFMAWLAREYPALVAKYRRIYGGGSYASKEYRHWLADSARAARRRHGFDAPADLMWRERNDPDSPVPAQGGLAGAAAGPAQPALF, from the coding sequence ATGAGGTGGCAGGGTCAGGCGGTGCAGGAGGGTGAGGCGGCTGCGCTCATCCCGCTCAAAGGGCTGATGCGCTCGGTGCGCACCCCGGAGTTCGAGGGTGTGACTTTCCACGAGGTGGCCGCGAAGACCGCGCTGAACAAGGTGCCGGGTCAGTCGAACATGCCCTTCTCCTGGACTGTGAATCCCACCCGGGGCTGCCTGCATCAGTGCGTGTACTGCCTGAGTCCGGAGACACTGATTCTGATGGCGGACGGTCGCCAGAAGCTGCTCCGGGATGTCAGGGTGGGGGATGCCGTCGTTGGCACAGAGTTCGATGGCAAGTATCGCCGGTTCGTCCGTTCGGAAGTGTCGGCGAAATGGCGCACGGAGAAACCTGCTTTCCACGTCACCCTCCGTGACGGCACAGAAATTGTGGCCAGCGGAGACCACCGGTTCCTGACAGAGCGTGGCTGGAAGTATGTGGCCCCTTCCGAGGAGGGGGCGCGGCGTCCAGCTCTGACGGACCACAACCGACTCATGGGCTTCGGGCTCGGCATGTCTGCTGAGTCGTATTCGGAGCCGGCGGACGCAGGAGCTGTGGCGAGCCCCGTGGGAAGCCTGGTGGAGACCAGCGACTCCTTGTCGATCACCGGGATCGAGGCGCTGGGCCGCAGTGAATCTCTGATTGACATCACCACCAGCACCGGTGACTTCATCGCCAACGGTGTGGTGAGCCACAACTGCTTCGCGCGGAAGACCCACGAGTACCTCGACCTCGACGCAGGACGCGACTTCGACACCCAGATCATCGTGAAGACCAATGTCGCTGAGGTGCTGCGCGCCGAGCTGCACCGGCCCTCCTGGAAGCGCGAACACGTGGCGCTGGGGACCAACACCGATCCCTACCAGCGCGCCGAGGGCCGCTACCAGCTGATGCCCGGAATCATCCGGGCGCTCGCAGACTCCGGGACGCCGTTCTCCATCCTGACCAAGGGGCCGCTGCTCAAGCGGGATCTTCCGCTGCTGCAGGAGGCCGCTAAGCAGGTGCCCGTCTCGGTGGCCGTGTCCCTGGCCGTGCTGGATCCTGAGCTGCAGCAGAAGGTGGAGCCGGGAACACCTGACCCGCGGGCGAGGCTGAATCTGATCCGATCGATCACCGACGCCGGGCTGGAGTGCTCCGTGCTGGCCATGCCGATCCTGCCCTGGCTGACCGACGGCGACGAGCGCATCGACGCGCTGCATGCCGCGCTGGCCGAAGCCGGAGCCAGCTACGTCACCACCGGGGCGCTGCACCTGCGCCCCGGCGCCAGGGAGTGGTTCATGGCGTGGCTGGCCAGGGAGTATCCGGCGCTGGTGGCGAAGTATCGCCGGATCTACGGCGGGGGGTCCTATGCCTCCAAGGAGTACCGGCACTGGCTGGCTGACTCGGCGCGCGCGGCCAGGCGTCGCCACGGCTTCGACGCGCCCGCGGACCTGATGTGGCGGGAACGCAATGATCCGGACTCCCCGGTGCCGGCGCAGGGTGGACTCGCTGGCGCCGCGGCGGGGCCGGCGCAGCCGGCACTCTTCTGA
- a CDS encoding gamma-glutamyltransferase family protein, whose amino-acid sequence MTFTHAETFTTRPTLQGHFGMTASTHWLATASSQAVLERGGNAFDAAVAGAFVLHVVEPHLNGPGGDMVGIFATADAGSTPQVLMGQGPAPAGALIEHYRALGLESVPGAGALAAAIPAAVDAWLVLLRDHGTFSLAEVLDYAIGYAQEGHPILPGAVRAIRAVAELFQEHWPTSAALWMPEGKVPEPGQIIRNPEYAQVLRELIAAGDGVEGRIAQIEAARTEWKTGRVARSAAEFVKTPHRHSDGGDYAGVITAEDCASHSAGYEDPVSIEFRGYTIAKSGPWGQGPALLQALKILEGYSDEQLDPGTETGAHLTLEAQKLALADRDTYYGEVPVDLEHLLSEDYAAQRRGLISEQASAEFRPGEVPGVEQVLPALVDISDAATGAGAGEPTVSRSGETKGDTCHIDVVDRWGNIVSATPSGGWLQSSPVIEGLGFCLGTRLQMTWLDERSASRLEPGKRPRTTLTPTLVLKDGAPWMALGTPGGDQQDQWQLPMLLRMLIGGHTAQQAIDAPTLHTTSMPGSFWPRAWEPGGAVMEDRLGAEVIEGLRRRGHKVTLAGDWALGRLSCVTRDPQTGQLGAAANARGAQGYAAGR is encoded by the coding sequence ATGACGTTCACCCACGCCGAGACCTTCACCACCAGACCCACCCTGCAGGGCCACTTCGGGATGACCGCCTCCACGCACTGGCTGGCCACGGCCTCCTCGCAGGCAGTGCTGGAACGCGGCGGGAACGCCTTCGACGCCGCGGTGGCCGGGGCCTTCGTGCTGCATGTGGTGGAACCGCATCTGAACGGGCCCGGCGGCGATATGGTCGGGATCTTCGCCACCGCAGACGCCGGGTCGACGCCGCAGGTGCTCATGGGCCAGGGCCCTGCGCCGGCCGGGGCGCTGATCGAGCACTACCGAGCGCTCGGGCTGGAGAGTGTCCCGGGTGCCGGTGCCCTCGCCGCGGCCATCCCGGCCGCCGTCGACGCCTGGTTGGTGCTGCTGCGCGACCACGGGACTTTCAGCCTCGCCGAGGTGCTCGACTACGCCATCGGCTACGCGCAGGAGGGTCACCCGATCCTTCCCGGTGCGGTCCGGGCGATCCGGGCCGTCGCCGAGCTCTTCCAGGAGCACTGGCCGACCTCGGCCGCGCTGTGGATGCCCGAGGGCAAGGTCCCCGAGCCCGGGCAGATCATCCGCAACCCCGAGTACGCGCAGGTCCTGCGTGAGCTCATCGCCGCCGGTGACGGCGTCGAAGGGCGGATCGCGCAGATCGAAGCGGCCCGCACCGAGTGGAAGACCGGGCGCGTGGCCCGCTCGGCGGCCGAGTTCGTGAAGACCCCGCACCGGCACTCCGACGGCGGTGACTACGCCGGAGTGATCACCGCCGAGGACTGCGCCTCGCACAGCGCCGGCTACGAAGACCCGGTGTCCATCGAGTTCCGCGGGTACACGATCGCGAAGTCCGGCCCCTGGGGCCAGGGGCCCGCGCTGCTGCAGGCGCTGAAGATTCTCGAGGGCTACTCGGACGAACAGCTGGATCCCGGCACCGAGACCGGCGCCCACCTGACCCTGGAAGCGCAGAAGCTGGCCCTGGCCGACCGCGACACCTACTACGGAGAAGTCCCGGTGGACCTGGAACACCTGCTCTCCGAGGACTACGCCGCCCAGCGCCGCGGCTTGATCAGCGAGCAGGCCTCCGCTGAGTTCCGCCCGGGAGAGGTTCCCGGGGTGGAGCAGGTGCTGCCGGCCCTGGTGGACATCTCCGATGCGGCGACGGGCGCCGGCGCCGGGGAGCCGACCGTCTCCAGGTCAGGGGAGACCAAGGGGGACACCTGCCACATCGACGTGGTGGACCGTTGGGGCAACATCGTCTCCGCGACCCCTTCCGGGGGGTGGCTGCAGTCCTCTCCGGTGATCGAGGGTCTTGGCTTCTGCCTGGGCACCCGGCTGCAGATGACCTGGCTCGATGAGCGCTCCGCCTCTCGGTTGGAGCCCGGCAAGCGCCCTCGCACCACGCTGACCCCCACATTGGTGCTCAAGGATGGCGCACCGTGGATGGCGCTGGGCACCCCGGGCGGGGACCAGCAGGACCAGTGGCAGCTGCCGATGCTGCTGCGCATGCTGATCGGCGGTCACACCGCACAGCAGGCCATCGACGCTCCCACTCTGCATACGACGTCGATGCCCGGCTCCTTCTGGCCACGCGCCTGGGAGCCCGGCGGGGCCGTGATGGAGGACCGGCTGGGCGCCGAGGTCATCGAGGGACTGCGCCGACGAGGGCATAAGGTCACCCTCGCCGGGGACTGGGCCCTGGGTCGGCTCTCCTGTGTGACGCGGGATCCGCAGACCGGGCAGCTGGGCGCCGCCGCCAACGCCCGCGGCGCCCAGGGCTACGCCGCCGGGCGCTGA
- a CDS encoding putative sulfate exporter family transporter — translation MPTDSSRTASLTSRLNILWRSTAEALPGVALALILAVAAHRLIAELIPVVSGLLIAVLAGIALRSLGWVPSWAEPGLRWAAKKLLRAGIVLLGLQLALGDLLGLGWEVLVVVALTVAVTFFGMIALGRALNAPRGMTMLLATGTAICGASAVAAAAAAIDRGDGKDDDGAPVQSAAAAAVAVVTLYGTLALLALPALGALLGLGEEAIGVWIGASVHEVGQVVAAGGVVGAAALATATLVKLARVVLLAPVVAGISLSRRQRRAAAAGGEQGPRPPLIPLFVLGFLAMMALRSVTELPNSALDFSAEVTTMLLTTAMVGVGASVDLRRLLREGGSALVLGAGGTVLAVGTGLASVLLLVG, via the coding sequence GTGCCTACAGACTCCTCCCGCACCGCTTCGCTGACCTCACGGCTGAACATCCTCTGGCGAAGCACCGCCGAGGCCCTTCCCGGCGTGGCGCTGGCGCTGATCCTCGCGGTCGCCGCGCACCGGTTGATCGCAGAGCTGATCCCGGTGGTCTCCGGACTGCTGATCGCGGTGCTCGCCGGGATCGCGCTGCGCAGTCTGGGCTGGGTGCCGTCCTGGGCTGAACCGGGTCTGCGCTGGGCGGCGAAGAAGCTGCTGCGCGCCGGGATCGTGCTGCTCGGGCTTCAGCTGGCTCTGGGGGATCTGCTCGGGCTGGGCTGGGAGGTGCTTGTCGTCGTCGCGCTGACTGTGGCGGTGACCTTCTTCGGGATGATCGCGCTGGGCCGTGCGCTCAACGCGCCGCGGGGCATGACCATGCTGCTGGCCACCGGCACCGCGATCTGCGGGGCCTCTGCGGTGGCCGCCGCGGCGGCGGCGATCGACCGCGGCGACGGCAAGGACGACGACGGCGCTCCCGTCCAGTCCGCGGCTGCGGCGGCAGTCGCCGTGGTCACCCTCTACGGCACCCTGGCGCTGCTGGCGCTGCCTGCGCTCGGGGCGCTTCTGGGTCTGGGAGAGGAGGCGATTGGTGTCTGGATCGGGGCCAGCGTCCACGAGGTGGGACAGGTGGTCGCCGCCGGGGGAGTGGTGGGCGCCGCGGCGCTGGCCACCGCGACGCTGGTGAAGCTGGCCCGGGTGGTGCTGCTGGCCCCGGTGGTGGCAGGGATCAGTCTGAGCCGGCGACAGCGACGCGCTGCCGCCGCGGGTGGGGAGCAGGGGCCGCGGCCGCCGCTGATCCCGCTCTTCGTGCTGGGCTTCTTGGCGATGATGGCGCTGCGCTCGGTGACCGAACTGCCGAACTCGGCCCTCGACTTCTCCGCGGAGGTGACCACGATGCTGCTGACCACTGCGATGGTCGGCGTCGGGGCCTCGGTGGACCTGCGGCGACTGCTGCGGGAGGGCGGGTCTGCGCTGGTCCTCGGCGCCGGCGGCACGGTGCTCGCGGTGGGGACCGGGCTGGCATCGGTGCTGCTGCTGGTGGGCTGA
- a CDS encoding VOC family protein, with product MPQRFTLTLPISDRHRSHRFYREGLGLDPIGELAQDGLPEPLQFQLSGGVCLCLVPAEGLGWVLGDRELSPAGLSECLLGMALTDAEQVRATAEVLRGAGGTVLTPPTLQPWGFEALVADPDGHAWQLYIE from the coding sequence ATGCCACAGCGATTCACCCTCACCCTTCCGATCAGCGACCGGCACCGGTCACACCGGTTCTACCGAGAAGGCCTGGGGCTGGACCCCATCGGCGAGCTGGCCCAGGACGGCCTCCCGGAACCGCTGCAGTTCCAGCTCTCCGGCGGGGTCTGCCTGTGCCTGGTCCCTGCGGAGGGACTCGGCTGGGTGCTCGGTGACCGTGAGCTCTCCCCCGCCGGGCTCAGTGAATGCCTGCTGGGCATGGCGCTCACCGACGCCGAGCAGGTCAGGGCCACCGCCGAGGTCCTGCGCGGTGCCGGTGGCACGGTGCTGACGCCGCCGACCCTTCAGCCGTGGGGATTCGAAGCTCTCGTCGCGGATCCAGACGGTCATGCCTGGCAGCTTTACATTGAATGA
- a CDS encoding SRPBCC family protein yields MPITSVTQDTDALTMTVVSDFPVPVQRLWDAYADPRMLERFWGPAEWPATFTRHDFRPGGRSHYWMTGPDGTRSCGYWEFLAMDHGRSFEVADGFADESGRPNPEMPRLRMTLGFEATAEGSRLTTTTWFSSAEDLQQLLEMGMEEGMTSAMGQMDAVLQDLSSFAAGGGVQTQVLTETVVRFSRIIRGTPEQVRQAHRDPQLLRRWLLGPDGWRMSDCQVATTVGESYRFAWEKEADGSGGFAMTGKLIELEEPYREVTTESMEGVPGEPNINDQTLTALDGGTLLTLVVTYPSPEVRDMILETGMTEGMEASYRRLEEMLTPARS; encoded by the coding sequence ATGCCCATCACCTCCGTCACCCAAGACACCGATGCACTGACCATGACCGTGGTCTCCGACTTCCCCGTCCCGGTCCAGCGACTCTGGGACGCCTACGCAGACCCTCGGATGCTCGAGCGGTTCTGGGGGCCCGCCGAGTGGCCTGCCACCTTCACCCGGCATGACTTCCGCCCCGGGGGCCGTTCGCACTACTGGATGACCGGGCCAGACGGGACTCGGTCCTGCGGCTACTGGGAGTTCCTCGCGATGGACCACGGGCGCTCCTTCGAGGTCGCCGATGGCTTCGCGGATGAGTCCGGGAGACCGAATCCCGAGATGCCGCGGCTGCGCATGACCCTGGGCTTCGAGGCCACTGCGGAAGGCTCGCGACTGACGACGACGACCTGGTTCAGCTCCGCCGAGGACCTTCAGCAGCTCCTGGAGATGGGCATGGAGGAGGGTATGACCTCCGCGATGGGCCAGATGGATGCGGTGCTGCAGGACCTCTCCTCCTTCGCAGCAGGCGGGGGCGTCCAGACCCAGGTGCTCACCGAGACCGTGGTCCGGTTCAGCCGGATCATCCGCGGCACCCCGGAGCAGGTCCGTCAGGCGCACCGGGATCCGCAGCTGCTGCGCCGCTGGCTGCTGGGCCCCGACGGGTGGCGGATGTCCGACTGCCAGGTAGCGACCACGGTGGGCGAGAGCTATCGCTTCGCCTGGGAGAAGGAGGCCGACGGCTCGGGCGGATTCGCGATGACCGGCAAGCTGATCGAGCTGGAGGAGCCCTACCGGGAGGTCACCACGGAGTCCATGGAGGGCGTCCCCGGTGAGCCGAACATCAATGATCAGACGCTCACAGCTCTCGACGGCGGCACGCTGCTCACCCTGGTGGTCACCTACCCCAGCCCGGAGGTCCGGGACATGATCCTGGAGACCGGCATGACCGAGGGCATGGAGGCCAGCTATCGCCGACTCGAAGAGATGCTGACGCCGGCCAGAAGCTGA
- the tgt gene encoding tRNA guanosine(34) transglycosylase Tgt, whose translation MEARIPGALGRTGTIRTPHGDIKTPAFIPVATKATIKSVRPDEILEVGAQAALANAYHLNLQPGTDVLDAAGGLGRFMNWPLPTFTDSGGFQVMSLGAGFKKVISMDASVVPNDAAVAPNKQRLALVDDDGVTFKSHIDGTTHRFTPEISMKLQHEIGADIIFAFDELTTLFNTRDYQETSLERTRLWAERCLVAHRDLTEERSHRPYQALFGVLQGAQYEDLRRKAAKDLGSMEINGQSFDGFGIGGALDKENLGVIVSWMAEELPEDKPRHLLGISEPEDFFTAIENGADTFDCVSPSRVARTGRVYHPDGRFNIPQARFKRDFSPIDDECTCYTCQNYTRAYLHHLFKAKEMLYNTLCTIHNEHYTIKMVDDIRASIEQGRFYEFRDATLGRYQAGARR comes from the coding sequence GTGGAGGCCAGGATCCCGGGCGCACTGGGGCGCACCGGCACCATTCGGACCCCGCACGGTGACATCAAGACACCCGCCTTCATCCCGGTGGCCACCAAGGCCACGATCAAATCGGTGCGTCCGGACGAGATCCTCGAGGTCGGCGCCCAGGCGGCGCTGGCCAACGCCTATCACCTGAACCTGCAGCCCGGCACCGATGTGCTCGACGCCGCGGGGGGCCTGGGCCGGTTCATGAACTGGCCGCTGCCCACCTTCACCGACTCCGGCGGGTTCCAGGTGATGAGCCTGGGCGCCGGGTTCAAGAAGGTCATCAGCATGGACGCCTCCGTGGTGCCCAATGACGCCGCCGTGGCTCCGAACAAGCAGCGGCTCGCACTGGTCGACGACGACGGCGTCACCTTCAAGTCTCATATCGACGGCACCACCCACCGGTTCACCCCGGAGATCTCGATGAAGCTCCAGCATGAGATCGGCGCGGACATCATCTTCGCCTTCGACGAGCTGACCACCTTGTTCAACACCCGTGACTACCAGGAGACCTCGCTGGAGCGCACCCGACTCTGGGCGGAACGCTGCCTCGTCGCGCACCGCGATCTCACCGAAGAACGCAGCCACCGCCCCTACCAGGCGCTCTTCGGGGTCCTGCAGGGCGCCCAGTACGAAGATCTGCGCCGCAAGGCGGCCAAGGATCTGGGCTCCATGGAGATCAACGGACAGAGCTTCGACGGCTTTGGGATCGGCGGCGCCCTGGACAAGGAGAACCTCGGGGTGATCGTGAGCTGGATGGCCGAGGAGCTCCCGGAGGACAAGCCCCGCCACCTGCTGGGCATCTCCGAGCCCGAAGACTTCTTCACCGCGATCGAGAACGGTGCCGACACCTTCGACTGCGTCTCGCCCTCCCGGGTGGCGCGCACTGGCCGGGTCTATCACCCCGATGGTCGCTTCAACATCCCGCAGGCCCGGTTCAAACGGGACTTCTCCCCCATCGATGATGAGTGCACCTGCTACACCTGCCAGAACTACACCCGGGCCTATCTGCATCACCTCTTCAAGGCCAAGGAGATGCTCTACAACACCCTGTGCACGATCCACAACGAGCACTACACGATCAAGATGGTCGATGACATCCGGGCCAGCATCGAGCAGGGGCGCTTCTACGAGTTCCGCGACGCCACGTTGGGCCGCTACCAGGCCGGGGCCCGGAGATAG
- a CDS encoding ArsR/SmtB family transcription factor — MVIHHEVSPLRDDQVDRIFRALADATRRDIVRRTLGAEASVSALAGLYEMSFAAVQKHVSVLESADLVTKRQQGRERLVRGNPNTLREAQALLDEYTLIWKGRISRLDAVLAEDSQHDSSGGS; from the coding sequence ATGGTTATACATCACGAGGTTTCACCGTTGCGTGACGACCAGGTGGATCGGATCTTCCGGGCCCTGGCAGACGCCACCCGCAGGGACATCGTCCGGCGCACCTTGGGGGCCGAGGCTTCGGTCTCCGCCCTGGCCGGGCTCTACGAGATGTCCTTCGCCGCCGTGCAGAAGCACGTCAGCGTCCTTGAAAGTGCTGACCTGGTCACCAAACGCCAGCAAGGGCGCGAGCGCCTGGTCCGCGGCAACCCCAACACCCTCCGTGAAGCCCAGGCGCTGCTCGACGAGTACACGCTGATCTGGAAGGGCCGCATCTCCCGCCTGGACGCAGTCCTGGCGGAGGACTCGCAGCATGACTCCAGTGGGGGTTCCTGA
- a CDS encoding antibiotic biosynthesis monooxygenase family protein — protein sequence MTIIKINAITVPADSGDELGSRFAARRHSMEGTEGFEGFELLKPTDDRTTWLVITRWASEEAFEAWRTSRDFQNSHSGGESDSAEPPKKPVGMSAELWSYTTSVTG from the coding sequence ATGACCATCATCAAGATCAACGCGATCACTGTTCCTGCCGATTCCGGCGATGAACTCGGCAGCCGGTTCGCCGCGCGGCGACATTCCATGGAGGGCACCGAAGGCTTCGAGGGGTTCGAGCTGCTCAAGCCCACCGATGACCGCACCACCTGGCTGGTCATCACGCGCTGGGCCAGCGAGGAGGCCTTCGAGGCATGGCGCACCTCGCGGGACTTCCAGAACTCCCACAGCGGCGGCGAATCCGACTCCGCAGAGCCGCCCAAGAAGCCGGTGGGCATGTCCGCGGAGCTGTGGAGCTACACCACCTCAGTGACCGGCTAG